From Cellulomonas oligotrophica, a single genomic window includes:
- the trxB gene encoding thioredoxin-disulfide reductase, with translation MTAETTQTPRTDAVVRDVVIVGSGPAGYTAAIYAARAGLAPVVVAGSVTAGGALMNTTEVENFPGFPDGVQGPELMDSLQKQAEKFGAEVLWDDATSLDLTGDVKVVTTGSGDVYRARSVILSTGSAYRELGLEDEKRLSGHGVSWCATCDGFFFRDQEIVVVGGGDSAVEEATFLTRFGRRVTMVHRRDTLRASKIMADRAAADPKIEFAWNSEVVAIHGQDKVTGLTLRDTVTGETREIEAGGVFVAIGHVPRTELLVGQVELDENGYVVVQGRTTLTNIPGVFAAGDVVDHRYRQAITAAGSGCAAALDAQHYLSGLVADVVDPQVPGEALVTTGAEVVA, from the coding sequence GTGACCGCTGAGACGACCCAGACCCCCCGCACCGACGCCGTCGTCCGCGACGTCGTGATCGTCGGCTCCGGTCCCGCGGGCTACACCGCGGCGATCTACGCCGCCCGCGCCGGGCTCGCCCCCGTCGTCGTGGCCGGCTCCGTCACCGCCGGCGGCGCGCTCATGAACACCACCGAGGTGGAGAACTTCCCCGGCTTCCCCGACGGCGTCCAGGGCCCCGAGCTCATGGACTCCCTGCAGAAGCAGGCCGAGAAGTTCGGCGCCGAGGTGCTCTGGGACGACGCGACCTCGCTGGACCTCACGGGCGACGTCAAGGTCGTCACCACCGGCTCCGGCGACGTCTACCGTGCACGCTCCGTGATCCTGTCGACCGGCTCCGCGTACCGCGAGCTGGGCCTGGAGGACGAGAAGCGCCTGTCCGGTCACGGCGTCTCGTGGTGCGCCACCTGCGACGGCTTCTTCTTCCGCGACCAGGAGATCGTCGTCGTCGGCGGCGGCGACTCCGCGGTCGAGGAGGCGACGTTCCTCACGCGCTTCGGCCGCCGCGTGACGATGGTCCACCGCCGCGACACGCTCCGGGCCTCGAAGATCATGGCGGACCGCGCCGCGGCGGACCCGAAGATCGAGTTCGCGTGGAACTCCGAGGTCGTCGCGATCCACGGCCAGGACAAGGTCACCGGGCTCACGCTGCGCGACACGGTCACGGGCGAGACCCGCGAGATCGAGGCCGGCGGCGTGTTCGTCGCGATCGGCCACGTGCCGCGCACCGAGCTGCTGGTCGGCCAGGTCGAGCTCGACGAGAACGGCTACGTCGTCGTCCAGGGCCGCACCACGCTGACCAACATCCCCGGCGTGTTCGCCGCCGGCGACGTCGTGGACCACCGCTACCGCCAGGCCATCACGGCCGCCGGCTCCGGCTGCGCCGCCGCGCTCGACGCCCAGCACTACCTGTCCGGCCTGGTCGCGGACGTCGTGGACCCGCAGGTGCCCGGCGAGGCGCTCGTGACGACCGGCGCGGAGGTGGTCGCGTGA
- a CDS encoding ParA family protein — MNASIDADDARRAALVQSLPAADADTPLMAELQLDARRRIELRGRRFPRPPATRVITVANQKGGVGKTTTTVNLAAALAQAGLQVLVLDNDPQGNASTALGIEHRAGTPSIYEVLVDGAPMHGAVQESPEVPGLWCLPATIDLSGAEIELVSMVARETRLRTALEQYLQWRSDNGHEPIDYVFVDCPPSLGLLTVNAFVVAREVLIPIQCEYYALEGLSQLLKTIDLIQAHLNPALEVSTILLTMYDARTNLAQQVADEVRTHFPERTLRTTVPRSVRISEAPSYGQTVMTYDAGSSGALAYLEAARELAERAAPGAGGTIETVGATAAPAATQEDM, encoded by the coding sequence ATGAACGCATCGATCGACGCGGACGACGCCCGTCGGGCCGCCCTCGTGCAGAGCCTGCCCGCCGCGGACGCGGACACCCCGCTGATGGCCGAGCTCCAGCTCGACGCGCGCCGCCGGATCGAGCTGCGCGGCCGACGGTTCCCGCGCCCGCCCGCGACGCGCGTCATCACCGTGGCGAACCAGAAGGGTGGCGTCGGCAAGACGACGACGACGGTGAACCTCGCCGCTGCGCTCGCGCAGGCCGGCCTGCAGGTGCTCGTGCTCGACAACGACCCCCAGGGCAACGCCTCGACGGCGCTGGGCATCGAGCACCGTGCGGGGACGCCCTCGATCTACGAGGTGCTCGTGGACGGTGCGCCGATGCACGGCGCGGTCCAGGAGAGCCCCGAGGTGCCCGGCCTCTGGTGCCTGCCGGCCACGATCGACCTGTCGGGCGCGGAGATCGAGCTGGTCTCCATGGTGGCCCGCGAGACGCGGCTGCGCACCGCCCTCGAGCAGTACCTCCAGTGGCGCAGCGACAACGGGCACGAGCCGATCGACTACGTGTTCGTGGACTGCCCCCCGAGTCTCGGTCTGCTCACCGTCAACGCGTTCGTCGTGGCACGTGAGGTGCTGATCCCGATTCAGTGCGAGTACTACGCGCTCGAGGGTCTCTCCCAGCTGCTCAAGACGATCGACCTCATCCAGGCGCACCTGAATCCCGCGCTCGAGGTGTCGACGATCCTGCTGACCATGTACGACGCGCGGACCAACCTGGCCCAGCAGGTGGCGGACGAGGTGCGGACGCACTTCCCCGAACGGACGCTGCGGACCACCGTGCCGCGGTCGGTGCGCATCTCCGAGGCGCCGAGCTACGGCCAGACCGTGATGACCTACGACGCCGGGTCGTCCGGGGCGCTCGCCTACCTCGAGGCAGCCCGGGAGCTGGCCGAGCGCGCTGCGCCCGGAGCCGGCGGCACGATCGAGACCGTCGGTGCGACCGCAGCCCCGGCCGCGACGCAGGAGGACATGTGA
- a CDS encoding aminotransferase-like domain-containing protein, with protein sequence MTSVPEPDRKTSGPTPTSAAATGTRLDPWFGAYAERTHGMRASEIRALFAVANRPEVVSLAGGMPYLDRLPLDVLADIAQRVVAQRGLVALQYGSGQGDPTLREQILEVMRLQGIDAHPDDVVVTTGSQQALDLVTRVFCDPGDVVVAEAPSYVGALGVFRAYQADVVHVPIDEHGLVPEALDETLTALAAAGRRAKLLYTVPNFHNPAGVSLALERRPRVLEVCRRHGVLVVEDDPYGLLGFEGDPRPALRSMDDEGVLYLGSFSKTFAPGYRVGWVVAPHAVREKLVLASESAILSPSNASQLTVSTYLQTCDWRAQIKDYREMYRERRDAMVGALAELMPTASWTVPDGGFYTWVRLPDGLDAREMLPRAVTALVAYVPGTAFYFDGRGADHMRLSFCYPTPERIREGVRRLAGVVAGESELVDLFGPGTHRADHDVQTPGPDVS encoded by the coding sequence ATGACCTCCGTGCCCGAGCCCGACCGCAAGACGTCGGGACCCACCCCCACGTCCGCGGCCGCCACCGGCACCCGTCTCGACCCCTGGTTCGGCGCCTACGCCGAGCGCACGCACGGCATGCGCGCCTCCGAGATCCGCGCCCTGTTCGCCGTGGCCAACCGGCCCGAGGTGGTCTCGCTGGCGGGCGGCATGCCGTACCTCGACCGGCTGCCCCTCGACGTGCTGGCCGACATCGCCCAGCGGGTCGTCGCGCAGCGCGGCCTCGTGGCGCTGCAGTACGGGTCGGGGCAGGGCGACCCGACGCTGCGCGAGCAGATCCTCGAGGTCATGCGGCTCCAGGGCATCGACGCCCACCCGGACGACGTGGTCGTCACCACCGGCTCCCAGCAGGCGTTGGACCTGGTCACGCGCGTGTTCTGCGACCCGGGCGACGTCGTGGTCGCCGAGGCGCCGTCGTACGTCGGTGCGCTGGGCGTGTTCCGGGCGTACCAGGCCGACGTCGTGCACGTGCCGATCGACGAGCACGGTCTCGTGCCCGAGGCCCTCGACGAGACGCTGACCGCGCTCGCCGCTGCGGGCCGTCGCGCGAAGCTGCTGTACACCGTGCCGAACTTCCACAACCCCGCAGGGGTCTCGCTCGCCCTCGAGCGGCGTCCCCGCGTGCTCGAGGTCTGCCGGCGGCACGGCGTCCTCGTCGTCGAGGACGACCCGTACGGGCTGCTCGGCTTCGAGGGCGACCCGCGCCCCGCGCTGCGCTCCATGGACGACGAGGGCGTGCTGTACCTCGGCTCCTTCTCCAAGACGTTCGCCCCGGGCTACCGCGTCGGCTGGGTGGTGGCGCCGCACGCCGTCCGCGAGAAGCTCGTGCTGGCCAGCGAGTCCGCGATCCTCTCCCCGTCGAACGCGTCGCAGCTCACCGTCTCGACGTACCTGCAGACCTGCGACTGGCGCGCCCAGATCAAGGACTACCGCGAGATGTACCGGGAGCGGCGCGACGCCATGGTCGGCGCGCTCGCCGAGCTCATGCCCACCGCCTCGTGGACGGTGCCCGACGGCGGCTTCTACACGTGGGTCCGCCTGCCCGACGGCCTCGACGCCCGCGAGATGCTGCCCCGCGCGGTGACGGCCCTGGTCGCGTACGTCCCGGGGACGGCCTTCTACTTCGACGGCCGGGGCGCCGACCACATGCGGCTCTCGTTCTGCTACCCCACGCCTGAGCGGATCCGCGAGGGTGTGCGCCGGCTCGCCGGTGTCGTCGCAGGTGAGAGCGAGCTCGTCGACCTCTTCGGCCCCGGGACGCACCGGGCCGACCACGACGTGCAGACCCCCGGACCGGACGTGTCCTAA
- a CDS encoding D-alanine--D-alanine ligase family protein, giving the protein MDAPARAPRVAVLAGGLSHERDVSLRSGRRVAEALRSTGAEVSVHDVDADLVPALRQLSPDVVWPVLHGASGEDGSVRDVVRMMGLRVLGTGPRASRVAWSKPIAKTVVAREGVATPDFATLPQSLFRELGAGAVLDMLVARLGLPLVVKPSRGGSALGVTLVERREDLPQAMIACFSYTDTALVERAVVGVEVAVSVLDTGDGPFALPPVEIVTDGPYDYDARYNAGRTRYFAPARLDEATTRAVQDVAVRAHEALGLERLSRTDLVVDPAGTPWFLEVNVAPGMTETSLLPQSAVAAGHGLGTLYRALVDAAVRAPVATD; this is encoded by the coding sequence GTGGACGCCCCTGCTCGCGCCCCCCGCGTGGCCGTCCTGGCCGGCGGCCTGTCCCACGAGCGCGACGTCTCGCTGCGCAGCGGGCGTCGCGTCGCCGAGGCCCTGCGCTCGACGGGTGCCGAGGTCAGCGTGCACGACGTGGACGCCGACCTCGTCCCCGCGCTGCGCCAGCTCTCCCCCGACGTCGTCTGGCCCGTGCTGCACGGCGCCAGCGGCGAGGACGGATCGGTCCGTGACGTCGTGCGGATGATGGGGCTGCGGGTGCTCGGGACGGGTCCGCGCGCGTCCCGTGTGGCCTGGAGCAAGCCGATCGCCAAGACGGTCGTGGCTCGCGAGGGCGTCGCGACTCCGGACTTCGCGACGCTGCCGCAGTCGCTGTTCCGCGAGCTCGGCGCGGGAGCGGTCCTCGACATGCTGGTCGCGCGCCTCGGGCTTCCCCTCGTCGTCAAGCCCTCACGCGGCGGCTCCGCGCTCGGTGTCACGCTTGTCGAGCGGCGCGAGGACCTGCCGCAGGCCATGATCGCGTGCTTCTCGTACACCGACACGGCCCTCGTGGAGCGGGCGGTCGTCGGCGTCGAGGTGGCGGTGAGCGTGCTGGACACCGGCGACGGGCCGTTCGCGCTGCCGCCGGTCGAGATCGTGACCGACGGGCCGTACGACTACGACGCCCGCTACAACGCCGGCCGGACGCGGTACTTCGCACCCGCGCGGCTCGACGAGGCGACGACACGGGCCGTGCAGGACGTCGCGGTGCGCGCGCACGAGGCGCTCGGCCTCGAGCGGTTGTCGCGCACCGACCTCGTCGTCGACCCGGCGGGGACGCCGTGGTTCCTCGAGGTCAACGTCGCGCCGGGCATGACGGAGACGTCCCTGCTGCCCCAGTCGGCCGTCGCCGCAGGTCACGGGCTCGGGACGCTCTACCGCGCGCTGGTCGACGCGGCGGTGAGAGCGCCCGTCGCCACCGACTGA
- a CDS encoding protein kinase family protein, with amino-acid sequence MVDVVGRGTVLAGRYRVLDPLPTDLDGVDVWQATDQILDRGVRVRVLGSGAVAPALDAARRAALVTDPRLVRVLDVGTHEGVGYVITEQITGVTLAQLVERGPLTPEQARAVVGEAAAALEVARRRGVHHLALRPSVVHVSTDGRVLVSGLALDAALVGSPVGDARATSRADTVDLVRVLYTALTGRWPMFHDDTTPVRDLQPAPVLDGSPVPPAEIVMGVPNDLDTLCSVTLGPYEDGPHSPAELVRELEPWGEIRIGQPVEQPTAAYAATDPAATMVAPPVAPPQPVRVARQSVRAAFDELPPGAARPGTPPPAAPARSTGLPAASWTDTQTGAFAPPEVPASLPPVAAGRPTGPQQRTAGPPAAIPPGGDDGQGWGPGAPGNGDPFPFADDDQPRESKFDPTALVLVVVGVVLLVGLVFAASSLFAGTGDRTADPAGGTSTQPQDPGTDESPSSEESPEPSEPAVPTDPPAIASIRSIDPNSPEGEKEELVPLAIDNDPSTFWYTFTYNRPDFGGLKPAVGLEVTLRDTALVSSVTLGVNGTGGNVEVRATTMAAPTEGEVLASGTLGAQTVLEFDEPVEAGSLVLWFTELPTNSEGKFRLEVNDVKVG; translated from the coding sequence GTGGTCGACGTCGTCGGACGGGGGACCGTGCTCGCGGGGCGGTACCGCGTGCTGGACCCGCTGCCCACCGACCTGGACGGCGTCGACGTGTGGCAGGCGACCGACCAGATCCTCGACCGCGGCGTGCGCGTGCGCGTCCTGGGCTCCGGCGCCGTCGCCCCGGCCCTGGACGCCGCCCGCCGTGCAGCGCTCGTCACCGACCCCCGGCTCGTGCGCGTGCTCGACGTCGGCACCCACGAGGGCGTCGGCTACGTCATCACCGAGCAGATCACCGGCGTGACGCTGGCCCAGCTCGTCGAGCGCGGCCCGCTGACCCCGGAGCAGGCACGTGCCGTCGTCGGCGAGGCCGCGGCCGCGCTCGAGGTCGCCCGCCGCCGCGGGGTCCACCACCTCGCGCTGCGCCCTTCGGTCGTGCACGTCTCCACCGACGGGCGCGTGCTCGTGTCCGGCCTGGCGCTGGACGCCGCGCTCGTCGGCAGCCCCGTCGGCGACGCGCGCGCGACCAGCCGTGCGGACACCGTCGACCTCGTGCGCGTGCTGTACACGGCGCTGACCGGCCGCTGGCCGATGTTCCACGACGACACGACCCCCGTGCGCGACCTGCAGCCCGCGCCGGTGCTCGACGGCTCCCCCGTGCCGCCCGCCGAGATCGTCATGGGCGTGCCCAACGACCTCGACACGCTGTGCAGCGTGACCCTCGGCCCGTACGAGGACGGCCCGCACTCCCCGGCCGAGCTCGTGCGCGAGCTGGAGCCGTGGGGCGAGATCCGCATCGGGCAGCCCGTCGAGCAGCCCACGGCCGCCTACGCGGCCACCGACCCGGCGGCGACGATGGTCGCCCCGCCCGTCGCTCCCCCGCAGCCCGTGCGCGTCGCACGGCAGTCGGTGCGGGCGGCGTTCGACGAGCTGCCTCCCGGCGCCGCCCGGCCGGGCACCCCGCCGCCGGCCGCCCCCGCCCGCAGCACGGGCCTGCCCGCCGCCAGCTGGACGGACACGCAGACGGGCGCCTTCGCCCCGCCGGAGGTGCCCGCGTCCCTGCCGCCCGTCGCCGCCGGCCGCCCCACGGGTCCCCAGCAGCGCACCGCCGGTCCGCCCGCCGCGATCCCGCCCGGCGGCGACGACGGCCAGGGCTGGGGTCCCGGGGCCCCCGGCAACGGCGACCCGTTCCCGTTCGCCGACGACGACCAGCCGCGCGAGAGCAAGTTCGACCCGACCGCGCTGGTCCTCGTCGTGGTGGGCGTCGTGCTGCTCGTCGGGCTCGTCTTCGCCGCGAGCTCGCTGTTCGCGGGCACCGGCGACCGGACGGCCGACCCGGCCGGCGGGACGTCGACCCAGCCGCAGGACCCGGGCACGGACGAGAGCCCCTCGTCCGAGGAGTCGCCGGAGCCGTCCGAGCCCGCCGTCCCGACCGACCCGCCCGCGATCGCCTCGATCCGCTCGATCGACCCGAACAGCCCGGAGGGTGAGAAGGAGGAGCTCGTCCCGCTCGCGATCGACAACGACCCGAGCACCTTCTGGTACACGTTCACGTACAACCGCCCGGACTTCGGCGGGCTCAAGCCGGCCGTCGGGCTCGAGGTGACGCTCCGCGACACCGCCCTCGTGAGCTCTGTGACGCTCGGCGTGAACGGCACCGGCGGCAACGTCGAGGTGCGGGCCACGACCATGGCCGCGCCGACGGAGGGCGAGGTCCTGGCCTCGGGCACGCTGGGTGCCCAGACGGTGCTGGAGTTCGACGAGCCGGTCGAGGCCGGCTCGCTCGTGCTGTGGTTCACCGAGCTGCCGACCAACTCCGAGGGCAAGTTCCGGCTCGAGGTCAACGACGTCAAGGTCGGCTGA
- the trxA gene encoding thioredoxin encodes MSVVDVTDATFGTEVLASDLPVVVDFWATWCGPCRMVSPVLDELADEYEGRVRVVKVDTDANPALTEQFHVQSIPFIGFFVGGEMVDSVIGARPKAAFREKIEEIVPDRTPPA; translated from the coding sequence GTGAGCGTCGTCGACGTCACCGACGCGACCTTCGGCACCGAGGTCCTCGCGTCCGACCTGCCCGTCGTCGTGGACTTCTGGGCGACCTGGTGCGGCCCGTGCCGCATGGTCTCCCCCGTGCTCGACGAGCTCGCCGACGAGTACGAGGGCCGGGTCCGCGTCGTGAAGGTCGACACGGACGCCAACCCGGCGCTCACCGAGCAGTTCCACGTGCAGTCGATCCCGTTCATCGGCTTCTTCGTGGGCGGCGAGATGGTCGACTCCGTCATCGGGGCACGCCCCAAGGCGGCGTTCCGGGAGAAGATCGAGGAGATCGTCCCGGATCGGACCCCGCCGGCCTGA
- a CDS encoding ParB/RepB/Spo0J family partition protein, with amino-acid sequence MSEKRRGLGRGLGALIPTGLDGSRSTGADRPVDVFFPDNRKAAAAAQAAQEQAAVEATEPSADAAASTDGNAGQVTPGGAAPDETTPDRAQETSPDHGAESRAGTAESGPVAADDDVTAAADRVADVDQARHGGAADGTEHPDAASGTAAATVEAARATDGAAVSSQVSGSAEGTVSTGDDGHVAAPASDDWKADVADLVPVPGARFAELPVDAIRANARQPRQVFDDDALEELVGSIRELGVLQPIVVRDVGDGYELIMGERRWRATQQAGLETIPAIIRETDDADMLRDALLENLHRAQLNPLEEAAAYQQLLDDFGCTHDELATRIHRSRPQISNTLRLLRLPPLVQRRVAAGVISAGHARALLGLSDGAAIERLAQRIVAEGLSVRAVEEIVALGGDETAPTRRPRPRAGVRNEALDELAGRLSDRFETRVKVDLGKTRGRLTVEFASVQDLNRILNTLAPDDPGLLRG; translated from the coding sequence GTGAGCGAGAAGCGCCGTGGACTGGGCCGAGGGCTCGGTGCACTGATCCCCACGGGGCTCGACGGCAGCCGGAGCACCGGTGCCGACCGGCCCGTCGACGTCTTCTTCCCCGACAACCGCAAGGCCGCGGCCGCGGCGCAGGCGGCGCAGGAGCAGGCGGCCGTCGAGGCGACCGAGCCCTCCGCCGACGCTGCGGCGAGCACGGACGGGAACGCGGGGCAGGTCACGCCGGGCGGTGCCGCTCCCGACGAGACCACGCCTGACCGTGCGCAGGAGACCAGCCCGGACCACGGGGCGGAGAGTCGTGCGGGCACGGCCGAGTCCGGCCCGGTCGCGGCCGACGACGACGTCACCGCGGCCGCAGACCGGGTGGCCGACGTCGACCAGGCGCGCCACGGGGGAGCGGCCGATGGCACCGAGCACCCGGACGCCGCGTCCGGGACCGCAGCAGCGACGGTGGAGGCCGCCCGGGCGACCGACGGTGCGGCGGTGTCGTCGCAGGTCAGCGGATCGGCCGAGGGCACAGTCAGCACCGGCGACGACGGCCACGTGGCGGCGCCCGCGTCCGACGACTGGAAGGCGGACGTCGCCGACCTCGTGCCCGTGCCGGGTGCCCGGTTCGCCGAGCTGCCCGTGGACGCGATCCGGGCGAACGCGCGCCAGCCGCGGCAGGTCTTCGACGACGACGCGCTGGAGGAGCTGGTCGGCTCGATCCGCGAGCTCGGCGTGCTCCAGCCGATCGTCGTCCGCGACGTGGGTGACGGCTACGAGCTCATCATGGGTGAGCGCCGGTGGCGCGCCACCCAGCAGGCGGGGCTGGAGACCATCCCGGCGATCATCCGCGAGACGGACGACGCGGACATGCTCCGGGACGCCCTCCTGGAGAACCTGCACCGCGCGCAGCTCAACCCGCTCGAGGAGGCGGCCGCCTACCAGCAGCTGCTCGACGACTTCGGCTGCACGCACGACGAGCTGGCCACGCGGATCCACCGGTCGCGGCCCCAGATCTCGAACACGCTGCGCCTGCTGCGTCTGCCGCCCCTGGTCCAGCGTCGCGTCGCTGCCGGCGTCATCTCGGCAGGTCACGCGCGTGCGCTGCTCGGCCTGAGCGACGGGGCAGCCATCGAGAGGCTCGCTCAGCGGATCGTGGCCGAAGGGTTGTCGGTGCGCGCCGTCGAGGAGATCGTCGCGCTCGGCGGTGACGAGACCGCGCCGACCCGCCGCCCCCGGCCGCGGGCAGGGGTGCGCAACGAGGCGCTCGACGAGCTGGCCGGGCGCCTCTCGGACCGGTTCGAGACCCGCGTCAAGGTGGACCTCGGCAAGACGCGCGGTCGCCTCACCGTGGAGTTCGCATCCGTGCAGGACCTGAACCGCATCCTCAACACGCTCGCGCCGGACGACCCGGGTCTGCTCCGCGGCTGA